tggtatcatgtggtatttgtctttctgacttacttagtatggtaatctctggttgcattcatgttgctgcaaatggaataatttcattctttttagtggctgagtagtattccattgtatatatataccataccttctttatccgtctcgatggacatttaggttgtttccatgtcttggctattgtgaatagtgctgctgtgaacataggggtgtgtgtatctttctgaattatagttttgtctggatatatgcccaggagtgggattgctggatcatatggtaattcatttttagttttctgaggaacctctgtagtgctttccatagtgactgcaccaacttacactcctaccaacagtgtagaaggattcccttttctccacaccctctgcagcatgttatttgtagacgttttgatgatagccattctgaccagtgagagGTGATACTttgttgtggttttggtttgcatttctctaataattatcaatgttgagcatcttctcatgtgcctgttggccatctgtatgtcctctttggaggactgtctatttaggtcttctggcggTGGTTCTTAACCTGGGTATTGCTCTCCCTAGAGACGTGGTCACAGTGTTTTTGTTCTCACAGTAGCGGAGGCGATGGTGGTACTTCTGGTTATTCGTGTTGACTCACAAAAACCGCCTGGGGTGTGTGAAGTTATCCCACACCATTAAAGATCTTTCCAACCTGAGTACAGTAGCGCCCTCTCTGAGAGACACTGGTCTGGGGAAGACAGACAGACCTGTGTGTGGCATTCTTTTGCTCGGCTTCCTCCTCTTGTGCCCCGGCCACATGCCAGGCCTGCCCCGCCCATCGGCTACCAGTTGCTCACCCCCATCTCCCTGCATCTGCCTACTCTTTCAAGGGTCCGGTCCAGCCATGGACCTTTCCCTCTGCCCCACATGCTCTTTCCACCTGGCAGCACCTTCCCCTCTCATCTCCCCGCCCTCTCAGGTGACTCGGATCAGACTCTCCTTATCTTGTCCATATCTCTGTCATCTGTGCGACTAAACCCCTCCGAGGGCCTGATGGCTTTCATCTGTGTGTCCCCGGTGGCATGTGGTACATGCAAATTTGGTATCAGAAACTGCTGAGAACACAGTTTGATGCTGATTGAAGTCAGTGTGCTACTGAATCGTGGTGAAAGCCCTGTGCGATTCGGCCAGGCAGGGAGGTTGGAGACAGGCCCTAGGGGTGCACGAGGCCTGCTTCCTCAGCCCTTTTGCGGGGCTCAGGCTTTTACTGGCCCTTCACTGGATCTCTCACTTCCTCTccttcatccccacccccacctatgTCCCTTACCCCATACATATGCTTCCCCCTAGAGGCTGGCTTGGTGGCGTGTGCAGCCTTGTCACTCAAGTGGAGGCGATGTGCACCTgagatttgtgtctttttcagaGCAGTGCAACCCTGAAACTCGTCCTGTCAAGAAAGAAATAAGATCGCATCTTACTGCAAAAACTAAAAAGCCTGTGGAAAACACAGGTGGGTTGGTTGactccaaacaaacaaacctagaGAAGGGTTTCAAATAGAATATgttgaaaggagagaggagaggagactgGGCTGGGGCCAGGAGTCAAGTTCATTAGGGAGCAGCAGCTTCCTCAGCCCTGAGCATTGGGGCTGGGGGCACACGTCACCACGGGTGATGTTACAGAGCAGCCTGACGGTTCAAGAGAAGAAAGAtgggggcaggaggcagagggggagaAAGGCCATCACCATGGTTTGGGGGTGAGTGGTGGACACTGCTGGCGGGAGCCTCCTCCAGTCACGGCTTCGGgtccccctccctgggcctggctggggcTGTAGGTTCACCTGAGCTGGGCCTAGGTGGGGTGCTGCCTTTGGTCTCGCTGCTGCTGGGGCCCTCACAGCTCACAGCGGGAGTGGGCTGTCATCCTCTTCATCCATCTAGCCTTTCTTTAATGCCTCCTGCGGGCGATGCACCATGCCAGGCTCTGGAAGCAGCCCCTCCCAGCGCCACCAAAGAGGCATTGAACATTCACAGCCAGGGGATGGCCCATTTCTGCCCTTTGATAAACTGTTGTTGGGTTCAGAAATTTCTGCCCATGCTGAAAACACAGGGAAATCATGTCAGTGGGTTTTTACAGAGCATATAATTTTTTGGCCATGACAGGGCTGGAGCCGCCATGGTGAGGGGAGATGGGGTGGCAAGAACTGGAAAATAAGCCCTAAAGCCCACAGACCACAGGGAAACACACAGAGTAAGCGTGTGAACACTAGGATGCATTTGTTACTCACCAGTTCTTTGCTTTCCTAAAAGGAGTGTTGGTTTAGTCACAAATTCCAGAGAAGAGGTTACTTTTCTCTGTACCCACTTGCATATCTCTGTTCCTGTTGCgtgtgtgcacatatattttttatctattgGAGGAGTTATTAAAACCTGGCACCTAGGTTTCCTTTTCAGTCATAAGCAGTTGATTGTGTTATATTCCTCAGATGATGATGACGACTCTATAGCTGATTTTCTCAATAGTGACGAGGAAGAGGACAGAGTTTCCTTgcagaatttaaagaatttaggtAAGTCTGTGCTGTGCTTGTTTACTTCTTTGTTAACCATTGAGATACATTGGATTGTacagaatgtgatttttttaaataaatttatttatttttggttgcattgggtcttcgttgctgcacgcaggctttctctggttgtggcgagcgcgggcttctcttcgttgtggtgcgcgggcttctcattgtggtggcttctcgttgctgagcatgggctctaggcgcacgggcttcagcagttgtggcatgcaggctcagtagttgtggctcatgggctctagagcgcaagctcagtagttgtggcacacgggcttagttgctctgcggcatgtgggatcttcccagaccagggctcgaacccgtgtcccctgcattggcaggcgattctcaaccactgcaccaccagggaagcccaattctgcTCCTCTTTCAAGGCTTGGTTCAAATTTCCTCAGCTAAACTTTTCTTGACCTTTGGTCTCTCTCAGAATTAGGTACTTTTTCAGCTTCCCATGGTGTGCTGTAATATACCACCCCCCACGTTTTGTCTCTCACACCAGTCAGGGGCCTCTGTTTATTCCTGATCCCAGTGCTCGCTTTACAGTCCAGTCATTCATGCAGACTGGGTCATCCCAGGATTTGATTTTTCAGAGGGACGCGGTGTTAATAATGCCCAGCATTTTTGTAGGACTGCATTTctattatgtatataattaacTGGCCAGTGTAATTCCTAAAAGtggtgttattttcatttttcccatttcacagaggtgGTGCTTTGTAGCCAGTCCCATGGGAGTGATTAGTTAGACTGAGGTAGGAGCTGAGCTGGGTATATGTGTGGATgattttgtaaactgtaaagcaccGTACACGTTAGTGTCAGTTCACTGCTACTCATCCTGCTTTATGCTGGATCAAGCACACACTTAAACATCATTCAGAGATTTGGTGTAACTGTCCTTGTCGCTGAGAACCTTCATGCTTATGGAGAGAAAACATGCCCACATGCTGCTATTCTTTGTATCTGTGCTggtaaaataatgccatttcagctaagaaaaaattaagttaaaatatttacagagatagaaagaataaaaatctgaTAGCGTTTAACTTGGAAATTTATCTGATACGCTGATCTCACCTTATGTGAAGTGCTGGGTTAATTTGTGGGTTTAAAGGGTAAGGTACCATTTGAAACATTTGGCTTTCAGCTATCTCTGCTTATTCCCACTTGAACTCAGCTTGGTTCTCTTTCCCTGTTCATTTTTAAGGGGAGTCTGCAGCGCTGAGAAGCTTACTGCTCAGTCCACACCTTAGACAGTTGATGGTCAACCTCGATCAGGCAGACGACAAGGCAAAGCTCATGCGAGCCTGCATGCAGGAGCCTTTGTTTTTGGAGTTTGCTGACTGCTGTTTAAGGATCGTGGAACCGTCCCCGAACGAGGATTCTTAAGGTGGATTATTGTGCTGCCTGCTCCTCCCAGGAGGCCAGCTCGTGTGGGGCCCTAGCAGGGGCGGCGCTTTCCGGACATTGACCGGCTGACCTCAGGTAGGTCCTGCACATCCTTATGTCCATTGCTGCAGGCTGGGGTGCACGCGGATGGAGGTACTCCAAACCCAGGTGGCAAACCCTTTATGGAGAGAGAACTTGACATTCAGAtggttgtttttaaatgttttattttcggTCCAATTAAGACATAAATGATATGGTTTTCACACCCATTTGAGTTAAAACTTGATCAGTGTTTCAGAATTAAAGTGGTGGTTCTGTGGTGCATTGCATTGCTTGTCATTCTTGATTCATAATCTAGTTGCTTGAAATTacattaaacaacaaatatttaaatagtaaGCTTTGTTCCTTTTAAAGGAACTAAAAGGCAAAATTTCAGCCAAAATTTTAGAGCTCATTTCAAGCTGACTTTGCCTGTGGGGTTGGAGGAGGGGGTGCCTGCTGTCCAGCACCACCGAGTGGGTTCTGTGAAGGCCCTAAAGTTTCTTAATCCAGGTTTGGTAGCTACCAGCCCTGACACCTGTCAGGGCTGGAGGCGTAGATCGGCGCCCCGGGCCACTGGTGCAGCTGCCGCCCCGGCctggccagcaggctggagccaCGGCTCCCGACGTGTGCTCCGAGTCGCTGTGGGAGTTGTTTGGCAGCTGTGTGTTGATTAGATGTCTTTGGCAAGGCAGCTGGCAGGAAAAGGCCGTGGAGAAACAAAGGCACCAGGGAGGGCCCAGCCAGGTGAGGATGGAATGTGAGGAGAGATCACACGTGGcccagcctgtgtctttccagcAGGATCTGATTAAAGCCAGTAACACTGTTGGGCGAAGGTTCAGGGCAGATGTCAGCATAGCGCAGTGGAGACTTCCTGCAGTGAAACTTTATCGAACCCTGGGGAAAGAGATGCAGCTTAACCCCAGCTCCCAGGAGTGCCAGGGCTAAAGGTACCTGACAGAGTGAACGCTAGAAATGCAGGGAGGCAGGGACATGTAAGTAAGTACCCAAGTGAGAGTCACAGCAGTAGCACGATTGAGTTAGTCAATGTTGTTGTCTTCTCCTTATTCTAAAACAATGGCAAAGTCCAAAacagtattaaaatataaaattccacATCCATTCAATGtgagacagatgaggaaacactaGGAGGGAGCTCCCCCATACTAGGAGTATGGCCTGTTACATTCTTATGCCTGCTTAAAGATGGAAGATCAAAGAACTGCACTTCTGTTTACACTCTGGCTGGCCTGTGTGTTGTCATGGAGATTTTATCTAGATTAGGAAATTCagtgtttccttccttctgccttgtCAGTGTCACCTAATCCTTGTAAAAGGTTGCTATTAGCCCTTTTCTGTGCTGGCTGGCTCTTTCCCTGGCTGCTCTTAATATAAATTCTTGGCCCACTGACTCACGTGCTTGTCATTTCCTCGGCTGGAATAGGATAAACCAAAGACTACAACTTGGGGAGAACAAGGTGCTGTCATCACaaccacaattttttggaagttgGGCTAATTTAAAGGCGATGCAGAGGAGACGCTAGATCATTTAGAGGcagcttttaaaaagtgaaagggcTCTGGAAAACCCCTCCTCGTAACAATGCGAGGGACGTGCAGGCTTCTGGTTTCCCCAGCAGGGTCAGGAGGCTCTTCTCGCAGCCTCGGTCCTGCTCCTGCTGTGACTTCCgggctctgccccctgccctccacagTGGGGCGTGAGGGATCTGGAGCTGTCCTGGCAGGACGGCCAGCCCGTCACACGGCTTACCTGAGGCAGCGCTCGGATGGACGTGACTCCAGCTTGTTCTTGTGCTGTCTGGACAGTGTAGCTGCTGGGGCTGCCCACGGGGAGCGGGAGGCAGGCGAAGACCACCAGCTTCCTCCGGAAGCCATGAGCACCCACGGCGGCGTTGGCCAGGACCAGTCCCAGGGGCCAGAAGCGGGTTACTGCCCCCAGGAGCCTGGTCTGTGCCTGGGGCAGTGGCGAGGAGCTCGGGGGACAGGTGACTTGAGACGAGCGTTGTTCTTCCACACCATCCAGTTCTTTAGAAGCCAGGAAGGCCATTCTAATCTTAAACAGAGAACACCACTTTATAGCTTTCTCTTAATgcaaaacagaatccaaaagtcTCTTTAATAATTCAGCTTAACAAGGTGAACTGAAGGGCACCTGGTTTGATGTGGCACAACTTTATGGCCAAGGCAGCTGTGCTGAGGCCTTACATATGCTGCTTTAAAAAACTAACAGCCTTCGGGGTGTGCTCAGAGCAGGGAGTCTGAAGAAATGGCTCGTCTGTTTACAACACACCCGACAGGAATCAGGGTTCATTGTGACAAGGGGCACAAAACTTGTGGCCTTCCTATGAACAGATACCCAACACATATCCCCCCTTCACCTGCACGTGGCTGCTGGGCAGGACCAGTGGGACAGGCCTCAGTACTGGAAGGAAAGCTACAGTATTCAGTGGGGGAGTTTGCCACCTGGAGCCTGTCCGGTCCACGTGTGGCTGGGCCGTGAGTGGTGTTACAGGCATAAAGACTTTGAACCCCTctcttcaaggaaaaaagaaaaatagattccGTGTATatgccattctggaaaaggcaaaacaatggagacaataaaaagatcagtggttgccaggagtttgcGGGGGAGGGAAGATGAATACATAGAATACAGAAGTTTTTATGAGCAGTGAAAATACTGTGTATGACACTATAATGATTTTATGTCATCATACTATCGTCCAAACCCACCATAGAACGTGCAACACTATTCACTTCATAAAGCGAACCCTAAGATGAACTAGGGACTTTGGTGATTATGATGTCAGTGCAGTTCAGCCttagtttaaaaaagaagtctTAAAAAGAATTAACACTCAGGGTAGACTTTTTGGCAAAACCTTTGTttcacttttatatatgtatacacattatatatgtgtCTGTTGGACTGTAATGTAAAATGtgctttttagaataaaaaagtttGCAGGTTACTGTAGTTATACTggcaaataaaagcacaaattaaaaataatagcctTATTGAGATCTAATTGAAATACCATAAGATTCATGCTTTTAAAGCGTACAGTTCCATGTTTTTTAGCATATTCCCAAAGTTGTTTGTGCCACTCTACCATGTCATAACCGTCCTGCAGTGTAGGCGGTGTGTCCACTTCACTCATGAGGACACAAGGCCGCCCGCTTTGCAGTGGCGGGGCCAGCACTCCAGCCTGGGTCCATCATTGCCCACCCTGACTTCTCGGGTCAGTACTCACTCTCCACTCCTGCCACGCGCGTTTGATGACCGTAGCAGCTGCGTGCAGCCTCTGGATGTGCTTCCGAGTCAACCAGGAACGAACAGCTGAGGGGTTTGTCCAGAAACAGGAAATAAGAGTAAATGTTCGTCAGAGCTCTCGGTAACCAGGCTGCAGCAACACCAGAGCAGCTGTAAACGTTTGAATGAATGGCCACCTGTGCCACCGCATGAGGTGAGGGACTGAGTCAACACGTGAAGCAGACCTGGCTCTGCAAACCACAGCTCAGACTGCCCAGACTTGGAGATAGATACCTACACATCAAACGGGCAGCTGCCACGGGGTCACCTCCCACCTCGGGCTCAGTCTGAGGTAATGCCCAGGGAACAAGAGGGGTCTGAATTGTCTGCATCTTTCACCTGTATTTTTGGAAACCCTTAATTGAATTTGCTTGCGTGCGTTATGAATCCACAAACGATGCCAGCATACACCCATGCACTGGTGAAGGTAATAACTACGGGATGGGGAGCTGATCATGGggcaattttcattttcttcttttgaaatttcagcattttctgattctttttggTACAATCATATTCAGAAAATGGGCTATTCGACTAAATACTAACACATTTGGATTCTGAAAAACTATAAAGTTTAAAGATGCATAAAAGTCACCTATTATCTCACCAACCCAGATAGTTCTacagtatttccttattttttttcaggcCTGTACACACAAACGCACCTTATGAAGGTGGCATCACCTTGATGTGTAGTTCAGCATTCAGATTTGAACATCATGTTGGAAATGTTTTCCcggtaaattaaaaatattcttcaaaaacacTTCTTAGCTAGATAAGGATCGTCCATAATGTAGCCATGACTCCACCACTGTCaggtatttggattgtttctagtaTTTTCGTTTTTCAGAATGAGGCTGCTGTGTCATGGTTCATACATTGCTTCCTTAATCAGATCTTCTCAGTTTTTACCTTCTCCTTAATTAAACTCAACACGCCCGGGAGCCCAGGTAATGATAAGAGTTgtcataaagggaaaaaaaggcggCATAAACAGCTATCTAGGACTAGGAAAGGGGAATTAAAGGCAACTTTTGAGCCTCTACTACCTACAAAGCACCCTTAGTTGTGGTGTGGCCTGGTATGCACTGACTGGAGATGCTCTGGGTGAACTGGACAGGGAATTCGAATCCCAGCGCACCACAGAGACATGCAGTTAACCTCTTGGGGCTGGGACACAGTCAGCTTTGGTCTGTGGGGACTCTAGCAGCAGCATTTCGAAAGAAACAGGTatcacgtgggctgtgtgcagcTGCAGACAGTGGCCGTACCTGGGCCCACCTGCTGGCCAGGAGTGATGACTGCCagcccagggccccacctctccTACCTGCCTGGATGAGCACGGCGGCCCGCCTCTGCCTCTCCTGCTTGCGGCCCGAGTGTCGCCTCCAGCCACCCTGGATGCTGCGGGCACACTGCTCCAGCACCTGGGCACGCCCACGTTCCAGAAGCTCCAGCTGGGAGAAAGGGCATCCACTGAGGTCCTCAgcctctcctccccctgccctcagGAGGGCCCAGACCCTGTCCTGCTAAGGACAGCATGTGGCTGGCCACTCCTCATCCCAAGCCAGCTTACCGTGGAGTCAGTCATGAACACCTTGGTCCTGCCACAGTGCACTGGGGCCGGCATGGCCTCAGCTGGTGCCTGAGCCAGGGCTGGCAGAGTGTGGAGGATGTCCTGGAGGAGGGCTTGCAGCGTGGCCTGCTCGGAGTGTGGAGACCATTCTGGGGGATGGAGACAGAGGTCCCATAAGTGCTTCATTGTCTACACACTTCTGTGGCCTTAAGAAACTGGCCTGGTCTCCCTAACATTCCACAGGATTCTTTCCTGCTGTGAAGCCTCTAACCATTTCTACCTCCTGCCTTTCGGGAGGAGGCCAGAGGTGGCCTCCCACTGTCCCTCAGGTCCCTGGCTGTTCTGAGGAATCTCCAAATCCCACTTGAGGCTGTGCCCTGGACTGGCCTGCAGCCTCCATTCCTGTGGGTCCCTTTGGTCAGGGTGGCAGAGGGCACCGGGTGCCTTGACTCCCACGTGGACTCCCAGGCTGCTTAGCCAGCATTCTGTTTCTACGGCCCCAAACATGCTGAGGGCCAAACAGGGCAGCCGGGCCACTCCCTCTGCCCCTGAGCCCTCCCGCCACTGATGGGAAAAGGGGGAACAAATCCCAGTCCCATGGAGGCCCACCGGCtccccctgcctgccctcccacACCTGGCAGGGCCGGCTCCTGTAGAGGGAGGATTTACCTGAGGGTCTGACCACCTTTAGCTGCCCAGTGCCTCTCTGGAGGCGGCCAAAGGAAACGCCGCAGACGAGAAACAGCAGCAAAATCAACCAGGGGCTTTGGGCAAGAGACAGAACAGAAGAGCACACCATGGAGAAAGGGGGCGGGAGAGGCGGGGAGAAAGGATGAAAGGAAAGTGACAAGATCGTGCCCAAGAGAGGGAAATACAAAGCAGTACTGTGCCTGGGCTCTGCTGGccccgggtgtgtgtgtgtgtccttggcCTCTTTTCCCTCCacgtggtgtgtgtgcatgtcctGTCCTtggcctcttctccctccttgtgtgtgcgcgtgtgtccTGTCCTTGGCCTCTTATCCCttcgtgtctgtgtgtgtgcaagtgtgtgtctCCTGTCCTTGGCCTCtactccctctgtgtgtgtgtgtgtgtgtgtgtgtcctgtccTTGGCCTCTTCTCTctccgtgtgtgcgtgtgcgtgtgtccTGTCCTTGGCCTCTTATCCCttcgtgtctgtgtgtgtgtgtgtgtgtgtgtgtcctgtccTTGGCCTCTTCTCCCTGCGTgagtgtgcgcgcgcgcgcgtgtgtgtccTGTCCTTGGCCTCTTATCCCttcgtgtctgtgtgtgtgtcctgtccTTGGCGTCTTCtccctccgtgtgtgtgtgtgcgtgtgtctccTGTCCTtggcctcttctccctccttgGCCTCTTCtccctccgtgtgtgtgtgtgcaagtgtgtgtgtccTGTCCTTGGCGTCTTCtccctccgtgtgtgtgtgtgcgtgtgtctccTGTCCTtggcctcttctccctccttgGCCTCTTCtccctccgtgtgtgtgtgtgcaagtgtgtgtctCCTGTCCTTGgcctcttctctgtgtgtgtgtgtgtgtgtgtgtgtgcgcgcgtccTGTCCTTGGCCTCTTCTCCCTCCGTGTGTGTATGCGCGTGTGTGTGTCCTGTCCTTGGCCTCTTCTCCCTCCACCTGTGCCCAGGCCTTCTCACCAACTCACACAGCCTCAGTGACGCCACATGCAACAACCCCAGCAGACCAGGCCTTTCCCCTGAGGTGGGAGCTGGCCGGTACCTTGCAGATGTCTCCACTGGCTGGGAAGGGCTTGACAGCCTCCCCAGACCTCTCTTCCCCACTGGCCGGGCGTGGCtaattctctcctctcctctccctctacaTCGAATCACACGCTTGCCAAGTCTGGCCAATTTCTTCCCAACATTTCCCGGCTGTGCCCAAATCTCTAGCCTATCTCCCCTCTGGCCAACCACGGGGCGCCCCACGGTGGCCTCCAGAAAGCATGAGGCTGACGCCACTCCCTTCATCCCCCGAAGTGCCTCCCATCTGCCTGGAGGAGAAAGTCCAGCTTCTGCGAGTGGGCCTGCCTGTCCCCCAGCCTCACCAACTACTGTTCTTGCCCTTATGAGCCAGCAACACTGAACAGCCTGGAGCTCCTCATACACACAGTGCTGTCCCTGCCTGTGGAATGCCCCTCACCTGGCTAATCCCATCTAGCCTCAGACaccacctccttcaggaagccttcccgaTTCATACCTCTCTAGCACCACCCACAGCATTCTGTTCCTAACTCTGTGTCTCCACTTTCCCCATTGTTTGTCTTCTTTTAGTTTGTTTCCCCCACTGAGCCAAGAGCCacgagggcagggctgtgttttattcatctctgaaGCCCCAGCCCCTCACCCTGAGATGGCCCAGGTAAGTGCTCAGGAAACTGGGTGAACAAGTGACTGGCAAATGGGCGCCTCACCTGAGCACCCTTCATCTGGAGGTGGGccatgggggctgggggctgcgcCAGGACGGAGCCTTCTCAGTAACTCATACCGCTTCAGGAAGTTCCGGTGAGAGACCCTGGAAGCCAAAGCAGGcggaaggagagaggaagtgacttTGGCCGTGAGCCAGGAGTCACTGTTTCACCTGTTCAGCCACCAGCGAGGTGCTGCCCTGACTGTGCCCACTGAGCGGATGGCATTACTAGGACCCTTGGCGGGAAGCCGGTGGAGACCAGTGCATGCTGGGCCTCCTGCTCCTGCAGCCTTGGTCCTACCCACATGGAGCCTTGCTCTTTTAGGAGGGGATCTGCAGCCTGCCCCCTCCCAAAGGGGCTCGCCAGCCTCTCCCCAGACACCTGGGTCACTCCTGCCGTGCACAGGGGCTCAGCACATCTCCCCTCTGATGCCACGGCCCACTCCACTGCCGCCCGGGGTCTCGGCTCCCCGTCACGGCAGCGCTTCCCTACACATCAGTACTTCCTCCTCCTGAGTCTGGCTTCTGTCCCCAAAACTGCACCAGCGTGGCCACCAACTCCAGGGGTCAGTGCTCTGACCAGCCTCTCAGCAGCAGGTGCCCAGCTGACCCCTCTCCCTTGTAGAGCTTGCTTTCAGCCTCCAGGACACCCACGGTCCTGGCTTCCTCCTTCACCCCAACCCCCTCCAAGTTGTTGCTGGTTTCTCGTCATCCACCCTCTCTAAACGTGAGCGTTCCTCAGGGAATGGCCTCagacctccctctccccctgtgATCTCCTTGCTCACGGTGTTAAAAGTCACTGAGGACAGACCCTCACATGCCCCTCCATTTCAAACCGGACTCTCGCCTGCCCTCTCTCCCAGACCATCCTGTGTCCCGATTCATCCACTTGCCTCAGACGGAAGCCTGGAAGTCGCTTCTGCAGCCTGGAAGTCGACTGCTCCCCTGCCCCGTACCCCACGGTCTATCCATTCACAGTCCCATTTCTATGGCAAGCCACACTCCACTTTTACccacttctctccatttttcaCTGGGCCACCATCACACCTGTTCTACCTGTAACAGCCGCCCGCTCATCTACCTCCTCTCCTGACCCTAGGGCagcctccacacagcagccacgGAACACGAACGAGCGCGCAGCGCGCCCTGCTTACAACGCCCAGCGGCTCCCACAGCCCTCAGGAAGACAGCAGTCTTCACGTGGCCTAGAGCCTCACTGCTTCCCCCCGTCTGTTGTGTGTGCTCCGGTCACTTTAGCATCTCTCAGGTCCTAACCTGGGAGCTTTGGGGTTGCTGTTCCCAGGGTCTCGAATACTCTCCCCTCCTCCAAGTCTTCCCAGGCTGGCCCCTTGGCTTTTCTTCCCTAGGCCTGAGCTGCTCAGAGGGCCCCTCCCTGAGCAGTCCAGACCCCTTCCCCATTTGTCTACCTAATGGCACATTTTGTTCCTTTCCACAGCGATGTACATCCCAAGAGGGCAAGACTCACCTTTCTTATTCACTGATACACACCAGACAACGTGCCTCCACAAAACAGGCCACAGAAAGTGAGCGCAGCCCTAGAGCTCCAGGCCGACTTCTGTGGACCTGCCTCTTTCTCTTCATCTCCACATCCTGCTCTGGGCTGGTCAGGCTCTCGTCTGACCTGCGCCCTGAGCTCCACCCTGGCATTGGccctgccccctgcactggatGGACCGGCCCACTCACCGGATAGGGAAGCCGGCGGCACTGATGTGGATGGTCTCCACGAGGCCACAGGCCTCCAGCTGGCTCAGGACCTGCAGGGTTAGGGAGACAGGGCTGCAGCATGGGGCCAGCAGGCCCCAAATGCCACCcttcctgtggccctgctggTGTGGATCTGCGGGCTCTCCTGATGGGCAGTCTTTGGGGCAGTGAGAAATCAAGGGACCTTGAGAAAATCTCCCTGTTAGAAAGGGTCCTGGTGACCCCAGGTCCCCTTATCTGAAGCCTGGCTTCTGGTACAACTGAGGCCAATGCTAGTCCTGGCTGTCTTACCGCTGCCGTCTTTGCCTCTCAATGCAGCCCAATccagtttctcttttttatttattttacattctgCAGTCAATAGAGTGAGTCCCAGCTAAGAGGCAGGGGAGGTTATACTGTGAAGATGCTTCCGGGACCCAACCAAGGTCTTTACCACAGAGCAGTAGTCC
This sequence is a window from Pseudorca crassidens isolate mPseCra1 chromosome 19, mPseCra1.hap1, whole genome shotgun sequence. Protein-coding genes within it:
- the ZNHIT3 gene encoding zinc finger HIT domain-containing protein 3 — its product is MASLNCSTAVCVICLEKPKYRCPACRVPYCSLTCFREHKEQCNPETRPVKKEIRSHLTAKTKKPVENTDDDDDSIADFLNSDEEEDRVSLQNLKNLGESAALRSLLLSPHLRQLMVNLDQADDKAKLMRACMQEPLFLEFADCCLRIVEPSPNEDS